One genomic region from Pyxicephalus adspersus chromosome 1, UCB_Pads_2.0, whole genome shotgun sequence encodes:
- the PDCL3 gene encoding phosducin-like protein 3 produces the protein MQDPNADTEWNDILRRKGILPPKEVPKEDEEEEERVLMQQSVVKTYEDMTLEELEENEDEFSEEDERAIEMYRQQRLAQWQASQVKNKFGEVMEISGRDYVQEITNAGKDLWVILHLYKQGIPLCSLINQHLTVLARKFKDVKFVKAISTTCIPNYPDKNLPTIFVYRGGEIRAQFIGPLVFGGMNLTQDELEWKISESGAIKTKLEENPRQQIQDQLMTSIRSAFATNKDSDSDED, from the exons GACCCAAATGCAGATACAGAGTGGAATGATATCCTGCGCAGAAAAGGTATCCTACCTCCAAAGGAGGTGCCgaaggaggatgaggaggaagaagaaagggtGTTGATGCAGCAGTCAGTCG TTAAAACATATGAAGATATGACACTAGAGGAGCTAGAAGAGAATGAAGATGAGTTCAGTGAGGAAGATGAAAGAGCCATAGAAATGTATAG ACAACAGAGACTGGCTCAATGGCAAGCATCACAAGTAAAGAATAAATTTGGGGAAGTGATGGAGATTTCTGGACGGGACTATGTGCAGGAAATAACTAATGCAGGGAAAGACCTTTGGGTGATCTTGCACCTTTACAAACAAGG AATTCCACTTTGCAGTTTAATAAACCAGCACTTAACTGTACTGGCAAGAAAGTTTAAAGATGTGAAGTTTGTGAAAGCCATTTCCACAACATGTATACCAAACTATCCCGATAAGAACCTACCCACCATCTTTGTTTATCGTGGCGGTGAAATTCGTGCTCAGTTTATAGGACCCTTAGTATTTGGTGGCATGAATCTAACGCAGGATG AGCTAGAATGGAAAATTTCTGAATCTGGTGCCATTAAAACAAAGCTTGAAGAAAACCCCCGACAACAAATCCAGGACCAGCTCATGACTTCCATTAGAAGTGCCTTTGCCACAAACAAAGACAGCGACTCGGATGAGGATTGA